A genome region from Bacteroidia bacterium includes the following:
- a CDS encoding geranylgeranylglyceryl/heptaprenylglyceryl phosphate synthase, producing the protein MKQINFVRPKQLAWLIDPDKVDFLEQIPELADCAGIDYFFVGGSLLKNAFLQELVRFLKQHTNIPVILFPGNTLQLVPNVDAVLFLSLISGRNPEFLIGQHVVAAPLVYHYQIPTISVGYILVDSGKPTSVSYLSHTIPIPANKIDIITATALAGQYLGLQNIYLEAGSGAQYSVNPAIVQQLKEVVSVPIWVGGGIQSPEKMCELFEAGANLVVIGTAFEQHPTVSFMQRFKHR; encoded by the coding sequence ATGAAGCAAATAAATTTTGTACGACCAAAACAGTTAGCTTGGTTAATAGACCCTGACAAAGTAGATTTTTTGGAGCAGATTCCAGAGTTAGCGGATTGTGCAGGAATAGATTATTTTTTTGTGGGCGGAAGCTTGTTAAAAAACGCATTTTTGCAAGAGTTAGTACGTTTTTTGAAGCAGCACACAAATATCCCTGTAATTCTATTTCCAGGGAACACTTTACAGCTAGTACCGAATGTAGATGCGGTTTTGTTTTTATCTCTTATTTCGGGGCGAAATCCTGAATTTTTAATTGGGCAACATGTAGTTGCTGCGCCGTTAGTTTATCATTATCAAATTCCTACTATTTCTGTGGGCTATATCCTTGTAGATAGTGGCAAGCCGACTTCTGTGTCTTATCTTAGCCACACTATACCGATACCTGCTAATAAAATAGATATCATCACAGCTACGGCACTAGCAGGACAGTATTTAGGTTTGCAAAATATTTATCTTGAAGCGGGCAGCGGGGCACAGTACAGTGTAAATCCTGCTATTGTACAGCAGCTCAAAGAAGTGGTTTCTGTTCCTATTTGGGTAGGTGGGGGAATACAATCCCCTGAAAAAATGTGCGAACTTTTTGAAGCAGGAGCTAACCTTGTAGTAATAGGTACAGCTTTTGAGCAGCATCCTACTGTGAGTTTTATGCAAAGATTTAAGCACAGGTAG
- a CDS encoding acetyl-CoA C-acyltransferase, with translation MKDVFIVSAVRTPIGKFGGTLRNTRPDDLAALVLRKAVEKSGIDPEEIEDVIMGAANQAGEDNRDVARMAVLLADLPIEVGGVTVNRLCASGLQAIMDAYRACALGEGAAYVAGGVESMTRAPFVMAKAEAAFSRNIEIYDTSIGWRFVNPELAKRYHPYSMGETAENIAERYRISREQQDEFAYHSQQKYAKAAAQNRFDDEIIPVSIPQSNGEVIIFNKDENPRPDTTLEKLAKLKPAFRKDGTVTAGNSSSLNDGAAALVLVNEEILKKYNLQPLARVVSVAIAGVHPDIMGIGPVPATQKALKRAGLSIQDIDLIELNEAFAAQSIACIRDLDLDVSKVNVNGGAIAIGHPLGCSGARISVTLIHELRKQGKKYGLATMCVGVGQGAAVIYEALY, from the coding sequence ATGAAAGATGTTTTTATCGTATCTGCGGTTAGAACTCCGATTGGCAAATTTGGTGGTACGTTGAGAAACACTCGTCCTGATGACTTAGCAGCGTTAGTTTTACGCAAAGCAGTAGAAAAAAGTGGTATTGACCCCGAAGAGATAGAGGATGTTATCATGGGTGCAGCTAACCAAGCAGGTGAGGACAATCGTGATGTAGCTCGTATGGCCGTACTTTTAGCGGATTTGCCTATTGAGGTAGGGGGTGTTACGGTTAATAGGTTGTGTGCTTCTGGACTGCAAGCTATTATGGATGCTTATCGGGCTTGTGCACTAGGGGAAGGTGCAGCTTACGTAGCCGGGGGCGTAGAAAGTATGACCCGCGCGCCTTTCGTGATGGCAAAAGCTGAAGCGGCTTTTTCTCGTAACATCGAAATATACGATACTTCTATAGGTTGGCGATTTGTTAATCCTGAATTAGCTAAGCGCTACCATCCGTATAGCATGGGAGAAACAGCTGAAAATATTGCAGAAAGATATAGGATAAGCCGCGAACAGCAAGATGAGTTTGCTTATCATTCTCAACAAAAATATGCCAAAGCTGCCGCTCAAAACCGCTTTGACGACGAAATTATTCCTGTAAGCATACCGCAAAGTAATGGTGAGGTTATCATTTTTAATAAAGATGAAAACCCTCGCCCTGATACCACTTTGGAAAAGTTAGCCAAGCTAAAACCTGCATTTCGCAAAGATGGCACTGTAACCGCAGGAAATTCCTCATCTTTGAACGATGGAGCAGCGGCGTTAGTTTTGGTAAACGAAGAAATTCTAAAAAAGTATAACCTTCAACCTTTGGCGCGTGTGGTATCTGTTGCTATAGCGGGAGTTCATCCTGACATCATGGGCATAGGTCCTGTGCCTGCTACTCAAAAAGCGCTAAAAAGGGCAGGTTTATCCATTCAGGACATAGATTTGATAGAACTTAACGAAGCTTTTGCTGCACAGTCTATTGCTTGTATCCGAGATTTAGACTTGGATGTAAGCAAAGTAAATGTAAACGGTGGGGCTATTGCAATAGGTCATCCGTTAGGTTGTTCAGGGGCAAGGATATCGGTTACTCTTATTCATGAATTGCGTAAGCAAGGTAAAAAGTACGGTTTAGCGACTATGTGTGTGGGAGTAGGACAAGGTGCAGCAGTCATTTACGAAGCTTTGTATTAG
- a CDS encoding cysteine desulfurase, translated as MEINKKVMQVQRRVYLDNAASTFLEPAVLEAMLPYFQEWQGNPSSTHYHGRIVKNALENARKTIAELLNAKPSEIFFTSGGTEADNMAIFGCVEQYGIQHIISSRLEHHAITHTIEYLSKKGIVQAHWLENDRLGRLNFTQLEQLLQQYKNVLVVLMHGNNEIGNLVNLEYLSELCKAYKAFLLSDTVQTVGHYPIDAQKLGLSFFCGAAHKFHGPKGVGFLYVNQSVKIGSHIHGGSQERNLRAGTENLPGIVGMAKALEIAVQNQEKNYQYIKRLRDYFIDKLKMTIPGVKFNGDVESSMVSVINVCFPSSEYEDMLLFQLDLQGISASAGSACTSGSNLGSHVLRALGLSESEIKNSVRFSFSRFTTYDELDYALDVLEKMFVKSYHV; from the coding sequence ATGGAAATCAATAAAAAGGTTATGCAAGTACAACGTAGAGTATATTTAGACAATGCCGCTTCCACCTTTTTAGAACCTGCTGTATTAGAAGCAATGTTGCCATATTTTCAAGAATGGCAAGGTAATCCTTCCTCTACGCACTATCATGGTAGAATTGTAAAAAATGCCCTAGAAAACGCCCGTAAAACTATTGCTGAACTTCTGAATGCTAAACCTAGCGAAATATTTTTCACCTCTGGAGGAACAGAAGCGGACAACATGGCTATTTTTGGCTGTGTTGAACAGTACGGTATTCAACATATTATCAGCTCACGGTTGGAACATCATGCTATTACTCACACAATTGAGTATTTGAGTAAAAAAGGAATAGTTCAAGCTCATTGGCTAGAAAATGATAGGTTAGGTAGATTGAATTTCACACAATTAGAGCAGCTTTTACAACAGTATAAGAATGTGCTTGTAGTTTTGATGCATGGAAATAATGAGATTGGCAATTTAGTTAATCTTGAATATCTCTCTGAACTTTGTAAAGCGTACAAAGCTTTTTTGTTGAGCGATACTGTACAAACCGTAGGGCACTATCCAATAGATGCACAAAAGTTAGGGCTTAGCTTTTTTTGCGGAGCGGCGCATAAATTTCATGGTCCCAAAGGTGTAGGCTTTTTGTATGTCAATCAAAGTGTAAAGATTGGATCTCACATTCATGGTGGTTCGCAAGAACGAAATTTGCGCGCAGGAACAGAAAATTTACCAGGAATTGTAGGTATGGCTAAGGCTTTGGAGATAGCAGTTCAAAATCAGGAAAAGAACTATCAATACATAAAGCGGCTTAGAGATTATTTCATTGATAAACTTAAAATGACAATTCCCGGTGTCAAATTTAATGGGGATGTGGAAAGCAGCATGGTATCGGTCATAAATGTGTGTTTTCCCAGCAGTGAGTATGAAGATATGCTTTTATTTCAATTAGACCTTCAAGGTATATCGGCTTCGGCAGGTTCGGCTTGTACTTCAGGAAGTAATTTAGGTTCGCATGTATTACGTGCTTTGGGGCTTTCAGAAAGTGAGATTAAAAACTCGGTTCGTTTTTCGTTTAGTCGTTTTACTACTTATGATGAATTAGATTACGCGCTCGATGTGCTTGAAAAAATGTTTGTCAAATCTTACCACGTATAA
- the cmk gene encoding (d)CMP kinase, whose amino-acid sequence MPKDIIIAIDGYSACGKSTTARLVAEKLEYVFIDSGAMYRAATLYFLRNRINFNKPEEVLKALENIHIHFEYNKQTKRPDTYLNGEYVENEIRSLAVSECVSEVSAISAVRRTMVAQQQRMGKNKRIVMDGRDIGTHVFPDAELKIFMTADLEVRVQRRVLELQQRGNIHVDPAEVRQNLLHRDYIDSHRADSPLIKAADAIELDTTYYTIPEQVAIVYQWAMERIQGTANGNQ is encoded by the coding sequence ATGCCCAAAGATATTATTATTGCCATAGATGGTTATTCAGCCTGTGGTAAAAGCACTACGGCAAGATTAGTAGCAGAGAAGTTAGAATATGTATTTATAGATTCAGGTGCAATGTACAGGGCAGCCACGCTCTACTTTCTACGCAATAGGATAAACTTTAACAAGCCTGAAGAGGTACTTAAAGCCTTAGAAAACATCCATATTCACTTTGAGTACAACAAACAAACTAAACGCCCTGATACTTATCTAAATGGGGAATATGTAGAAAATGAAATTCGCTCATTGGCAGTATCTGAATGCGTAAGTGAAGTATCCGCTATCTCTGCGGTGCGGCGAACTATGGTTGCGCAGCAACAAAGAATGGGCAAAAATAAACGCATTGTTATGGATGGGCGAGATATTGGCACGCATGTATTCCCTGACGCAGAGCTGAAAATTTTTATGACCGCAGACCTAGAAGTACGTGTCCAAAGAAGAGTACTAGAACTTCAACAAAGGGGAAATATTCACGTAGATCCTGCTGAAGTACGCCAAAACCTATTACACAGAGATTATATTGATTCTCACCGAGCTGATAGCCCATTGATTAAAGCCGCAGATGCTATTGAGTTAGACACTACTTATTATACCATTCCAGAGCAGGTAGCTATTGTCTATCAGTGGGCTATGGAACGGATACAAGGCACTGCAAATGGAAATCAATAA
- a CDS encoding aspartate-semialdehyde dehydrogenase yields the protein MKVAVVGCTGLVGSVMLKVLSERKFPVTQLFPVASEKSVGKSIEFGGNTYSVIDIEQAIQEKPDLALFSAGSLVSKIYAPKFASVGTRVIDNSSYWRMEFHIPLIVPEINADVLTDKDFIIANPNCSTIQMVMVLNPLHLKYTAKRVVVSTYQSVSGTGAKAIRQLENERQNIEGEKVYPYPIDLNCLPHIDVFLENGYTKEEMKMINETQKIMRASIQVTATTVRVPVRGGHSESVYVEFENEPNLDEVRDILSHTSGVIVQDNPFENVYPMPLYAEGKDEVFVGRIRKDLHNPYALNMWIVADNLRKGAATNAVQIAQYLLQKGWLNSKLPKTS from the coding sequence ATGAAAGTAGCCGTAGTAGGTTGCACAGGTTTAGTAGGTTCTGTAATGTTAAAAGTTTTATCTGAACGCAAATTTCCAGTAACTCAACTATTTCCTGTGGCATCAGAAAAATCCGTAGGTAAAAGCATAGAGTTTGGTGGTAACACTTACTCTGTTATTGATATAGAACAAGCAATACAGGAAAAACCAGATTTAGCTTTGTTTTCCGCAGGTTCATTAGTTTCTAAAATATATGCACCTAAATTTGCATCCGTAGGTACAAGAGTAATAGATAACTCTTCGTACTGGCGCATGGAGTTCCACATACCTTTAATTGTACCTGAAATAAATGCTGATGTACTCACGGATAAAGACTTTATTATTGCTAATCCAAACTGTTCCACTATACAAATGGTAATGGTTCTTAATCCTTTGCACTTAAAATACACTGCTAAGAGAGTAGTGGTATCTACTTACCAATCGGTTAGTGGTACGGGTGCAAAAGCAATCAGACAGTTAGAAAATGAGCGCCAAAATATTGAAGGTGAGAAAGTCTATCCTTATCCTATTGACCTCAATTGTTTACCTCATATTGATGTATTTTTAGAAAATGGATACACAAAAGAGGAAATGAAAATGATCAATGAAACGCAAAAAATTATGCGAGCAAGTATCCAAGTTACAGCTACTACTGTGCGTGTGCCTGTACGCGGGGGACATTCTGAAAGTGTGTATGTAGAATTTGAAAATGAACCTAATCTTGATGAAGTGAGAGATATTCTTTCGCATACGTCAGGCGTGATTGTTCAAGACAATCCATTCGAAAATGTATATCCTATGCCCTTATACGCAGAAGGAAAAGACGAAGTATTTGTAGGTAGAATACGTAAAGATTTACACAATCCCTACGCACTCAATATGTGGATTGTAGCTGACAATCTCCGAAAAGGTGCCGCTACAAATGCCGTACAAATTGCGCAGTATTTACTGCAAAAAGGTTGGCTAAATAGCAAACTACCTAAAACTTCATAA
- the hppD gene encoding 4-hydroxyphenylpyruvate dioxygenase, producing METLQEDVQTGVDFLPINGTDYIEFYVGNAKQAAYFYKSAFGFQSLAYAGPETGVRDKASYALRQGKITLVLTTPMHPDHPIYEHILKHGDGVKVLALWVDDATDAFVQTTKRGAKAYLEPVTEQDEYGTVVRSGIHTYGDTVHIFVERKNYNGVFLPGYQPWKSEYNPPEVGLKYVDHCVGNVGWNEMNVWAKFYADVMGFKQLISFDDKDISTEYSALMSKVMTNGNGRIKFPINEPAKGKKKSQIEEYLEFYHGPGVQHIAVATDDIIFTVSELRKRGVEFLSVPATYYENLLDRVGKIDEEVSILRDLGILVDRDDEGYLLQIFTKPVQDRPTVFYEIIQRKGATSFGKGNFKALFEAIEREQARRGNL from the coding sequence ATGGAAACTCTTCAAGAAGATGTACAAACAGGCGTAGATTTTCTCCCAATCAACGGTACAGACTACATAGAATTCTATGTAGGGAATGCTAAACAAGCGGCTTACTTCTACAAGTCTGCTTTTGGCTTTCAATCTTTGGCTTATGCAGGTCCTGAAACGGGAGTAAGAGATAAAGCTTCTTATGCTCTTCGGCAAGGCAAAATTACCTTAGTCCTCACTACTCCCATGCATCCTGATCATCCTATTTATGAGCACATTCTCAAACATGGTGATGGCGTAAAAGTTCTTGCACTTTGGGTAGACGATGCCACAGATGCTTTTGTACAAACCACAAAGAGGGGCGCTAAAGCTTACCTAGAACCTGTAACCGAACAAGATGAATACGGAACAGTAGTCCGCTCAGGTATCCATACTTATGGGGACACTGTGCATATTTTCGTAGAAAGAAAAAATTATAACGGTGTATTTTTACCTGGCTACCAACCTTGGAAAAGTGAATACAATCCGCCTGAAGTAGGTCTGAAATACGTAGACCACTGTGTAGGAAATGTAGGTTGGAACGAAATGAACGTATGGGCAAAATTCTATGCAGATGTAATGGGCTTTAAACAACTCATTTCTTTTGACGATAAAGATATCTCCACAGAATATTCTGCTTTAATGAGTAAAGTTATGACCAATGGTAACGGGCGAATAAAATTCCCCATAAACGAACCTGCCAAAGGTAAAAAGAAATCTCAAATCGAAGAGTATTTAGAGTTTTATCATGGTCCAGGAGTGCAGCACATCGCCGTTGCCACAGATGATATTATTTTCACTGTAAGCGAACTTCGCAAACGCGGCGTAGAATTTTTGAGCGTTCCTGCTACTTATTATGAAAATTTACTTGACCGCGTAGGCAAAATTGATGAAGAGGTCAGCATCCTTCGCGACTTAGGCATTTTAGTTGATAGAGATGACGAAGGTTATTTATTGCAAATATTCACTAAACCTGTCCAAGATAGACCCACAGTATTCTACGAAATTATTCAACGTAAAGGTGCGACTTCTTTTGGTAAAGGAAACTTCAAAGCACTGTTTGAAGCCATAGAAAGAGAGCAAGCTCGTAGAGGTAATCTATAA
- a CDS encoding NFACT RNA binding domain-containing protein — protein sequence MHLTYFTLSQIAHILDQNWKNKKILHCFCQQKDELVIEVLQGMFLIVNCQSVWSYVLPTLQYPKSHHNSIILWQEIQNLIIESVSVINYDRSLMIKLQNDYLILVKMHGNQSNVILYYQDKVKYLFRNNLLADQNLDYTTLYKPVPITPQSLSNALEEKTYACYISAIKQILPIFSKNMLVYLSDKVQNKGDKQEVFQISQAMLNVLLNPQKYYIIQGDKEIFFSFFEPWKPTQKLLFESTDLVKALHNFVRSYFQTKDFLVQKETALKYFEKQKKILSGKIKEFEQIQTQPNIFQQKADVIMANLHNLSQGQENVELYNFYTNSYIKISLDSQLTPQQNAEKYYKKAKRLELLKQQAQNEIPVLKQQLEHICQKIKTLSEIDEVKEWNEHSFIWKEALKDHTEQNPLTLFRKFEVEGYVILVSKDAENADLLTLKYAHKNDIWLHAKDAQGSHVVIKRAGNKHIPQSVIEAAASIAAYYSKAKGEQLAKVSVTEKKFVVKPKGYEPGKVKILREEVILVEPKLP from the coding sequence ATGCACCTAACGTATTTTACTCTATCCCAAATAGCCCATATTCTTGACCAAAATTGGAAAAACAAAAAAATTTTACATTGCTTTTGCCAACAAAAAGACGAGTTGGTTATTGAGGTATTGCAGGGAATGTTTTTAATTGTCAATTGCCAAAGTGTGTGGAGCTATGTACTTCCTACTTTGCAATATCCTAAATCACACCACAATAGCATTATTCTATGGCAAGAGATACAAAATTTAATTATTGAGAGTGTTTCTGTTATTAACTACGATCGAAGTTTGATGATTAAGTTACAAAATGACTATCTCATTTTGGTAAAAATGCATGGCAATCAATCTAATGTAATTTTGTATTACCAGGATAAAGTTAAATATCTTTTTAGAAACAATCTTTTAGCTGACCAGAATTTAGACTATACTACTCTCTACAAACCTGTACCCATTACACCACAAAGTTTGTCCAATGCCCTTGAAGAAAAAACTTATGCCTGTTACATATCCGCAATCAAGCAGATACTACCTATTTTTTCTAAAAATATGCTTGTATACCTTTCAGATAAAGTACAAAATAAAGGTGATAAACAAGAAGTTTTTCAGATAAGCCAAGCAATGCTAAATGTCTTACTTAATCCACAAAAGTATTACATAATTCAAGGCGATAAAGAAATTTTTTTTAGCTTTTTTGAACCTTGGAAACCTACTCAAAAACTTTTATTTGAGAGTACAGATTTAGTCAAGGCTTTGCACAATTTTGTTAGAAGCTATTTTCAAACAAAAGACTTCTTAGTACAGAAAGAAACCGCTTTGAAATACTTTGAAAAGCAAAAAAAAATACTTTCAGGTAAAATTAAAGAGTTTGAACAGATTCAAACACAACCCAACATTTTTCAGCAAAAAGCCGACGTAATTATGGCAAACTTGCACAATCTCTCACAAGGTCAAGAAAATGTGGAACTGTATAATTTTTATACCAACAGCTATATTAAAATTTCATTGGATAGCCAACTTACCCCTCAACAAAATGCTGAAAAGTATTACAAGAAAGCTAAGCGGCTAGAACTTTTGAAACAACAAGCACAAAATGAAATTCCTGTATTAAAACAACAGTTAGAGCATATTTGTCAAAAGATTAAAACCTTATCTGAAATTGATGAAGTTAAAGAATGGAACGAACACTCTTTTATTTGGAAAGAAGCACTAAAAGACCACACAGAACAAAATCCTCTGACCTTATTTAGAAAGTTTGAGGTAGAAGGCTATGTGATATTAGTTTCCAAAGATGCAGAAAACGCGGACCTTTTGACACTCAAATACGCACATAAAAACGATATTTGGTTGCATGCCAAAGATGCACAAGGTTCACACGTAGTAATCAAAAGAGCAGGAAATAAACATATTCCGCAGTCTGTAATAGAAGCCGCTGCATCTATTGCCGCGTACTACTCAAAAGCTAAAGGCGAGCAGCTAGCCAAAGTAAGCGTTACAGAAAAAAAATTTGTTGTCAAGCCTAAGGGTTATGAACCAGGAAAGGTTAAAATTCTTAGAGAAGAAGTTATTCTTGTAGAACCTAAATTACCTTAA
- a CDS encoding amidohydrolase — MRKVDIHAHILPETWEDLKQKFGYGGFIQIKHIEKGKAHMVRDDGRFFRAIEQNCWDPEEIIKDMDEDNVDIKVLCTVPVLFNYWAKPEHTFEWCRFLNDHLAQIVEQYPKRFIGLGTLPMQSIDLAIKEMERCVAWLRMPGVEIGTNINDKNLDDPEFYPFWEAAQDLGVAILIHPWEMMGEKSIPKYFLPWLVGMPAETSRAICSMIFGGIFDKFPKLKVMFTHGGGAFPFTLGRIDHGFYARPDLCAVNIQKPPSSYVNKFYVDSITHDEEALRYLLALFGSERVAFGTDYPFPLGDLEHGKMIENMEDIPASMKENIFTNTAFSFLGLKKSDYF, encoded by the coding sequence ATGAGAAAAGTAGACATTCATGCCCACATTTTACCTGAAACATGGGAAGACTTAAAGCAAAAATTTGGTTATGGAGGTTTTATTCAGATTAAGCACATTGAAAAAGGAAAAGCACACATGGTACGAGATGATGGGCGTTTTTTTAGAGCAATTGAACAAAACTGTTGGGACCCCGAAGAAATTATTAAAGACATGGATGAGGACAACGTAGACATAAAAGTTTTATGTACAGTTCCCGTTTTGTTTAATTATTGGGCAAAACCTGAGCATACATTTGAATGGTGTCGTTTTTTGAATGACCATTTAGCGCAGATAGTAGAGCAGTATCCAAAGCGTTTTATTGGTTTAGGTACTCTACCTATGCAGAGTATAGATTTAGCAATTAAAGAAATGGAACGTTGTGTGGCTTGGCTACGCATGCCTGGTGTAGAAATTGGCACAAATATCAATGATAAGAATTTAGATGACCCTGAATTTTATCCTTTTTGGGAAGCAGCTCAAGACTTAGGTGTAGCCATTCTCATCCACCCTTGGGAAATGATGGGCGAAAAAAGTATTCCTAAATACTTTTTACCTTGGCTAGTTGGAATGCCTGCCGAAACTTCACGTGCAATATGTTCTATGATTTTTGGCGGTATTTTTGACAAATTCCCTAAACTAAAAGTGATGTTCACGCACGGTGGTGGAGCTTTTCCATTCACACTGGGGCGTATAGATCATGGCTTTTATGCTCGCCCTGATTTGTGTGCAGTAAACATTCAAAAACCACCAAGCAGCTATGTCAATAAATTTTACGTAGACTCGATTACGCATGACGAAGAAGCTTTGCGCTATTTACTAGCCTTATTCGGAAGTGAAAGAGTAGCCTTTGGCACAGATTACCCTTTTCCTTTGGGGGACTTGGAACACGGCAAAATGATAGAAAACATGGAAGACATTCCTGCTTCAATGAAAGAAAATATATTCACAAATACTGCTTTCAGTTTTCTCGGTTTGAAAAAATCAGACTATTTTTAG